A genomic segment from Bacillus cereus G9842 encodes:
- a CDS encoding DUF3958 family protein, whose translation MSQEIETRISQCNQKLRIIFEEQNENRITLQNQERAEASFHEWKNRSNRLFNRILETWHDDKEVFHLFTNMRQEIGQYERKLTFELENEKETLLKEKRHFSEKENDLSYEQQQLQREADT comes from the coding sequence ATGAGTCAAGAAATTGAAACGAGAATCAGTCAATGTAATCAAAAATTACGAATTATATTTGAAGAACAAAATGAAAACCGAATCACGCTGCAAAATCAAGAACGAGCTGAGGCTAGTTTTCATGAATGGAAAAATAGAAGCAATCGTTTATTTAACCGAATACTAGAAACTTGGCACGACGACAAAGAAGTGTTTCACCTTTTTACGAATATGCGGCAAGAAATCGGACAGTATGAAAGAAAACTTACATTCGAATTAGAAAATGAAAAAGAGACGTTGCTTAAAGAAAAACGGCATTTCAGTGAGAAAGAAAACGACCTTTCCTATGAACAGCAGCAACTACAAAGGGAGGCCGATACATGA
- a CDS encoding T7SS effector LXG polymorphic toxin, with protein MSLNMYLGEVQSQTQSMNAICNATIQSMEQAIQSIDAFAIDTVLQGQTYSSAKAYLVQTFRPLAQGIICLCEELIRQNEAFPNDFQAKVTSTDVIEHEIRQQIQEINQSIASIEAIEVLTPMPGVDAIIAVLIAMRKKLEEKLERLYEFNHSSSNNYSTALQLAASITAGLAEVQSGKGFSPVSGTFSTQGLNMDWVSSIQGIIEETARKNDQSIKDIETNNIIEEKSPVRNAWDDAADSIVGTFETAKKMWEAIQRGSGKAIGDEIESAIALSNMDIGTFINVTYALFHLDETAKNMWHAFSNKIKRDMIEGDAESRTELTTYGLTQIATTILGDRALNKVGHITKGAKASSGVSTFANAVKLAKELKPTLEMLQSFKKEASYTFSSVGGTIITKIPQGELLEAFYKFAKSKDGGKGKPSSNKNTNVDNFDAKTATNKQKGNYGEIKSSDNLLNNQSLKEAGFDLKPVGKSAPSGINDKIVKGIDGLYENANPNSNIKYVIDEAKFGSSQLGKTKDGRQMSDGWLTGVNTEKSRILKAVDGDNKLADKITKALERDKVERVLSKVDSSGKVKTFKIDAKGNIVGEWP; from the coding sequence ATGAGTTTAAACATGTATTTGGGAGAAGTACAAAGTCAAACTCAAAGTATGAACGCTATATGTAATGCTACGATTCAAAGTATGGAACAAGCTATTCAATCTATTGATGCCTTTGCGATAGACACAGTATTACAAGGACAAACATACAGTAGTGCAAAAGCCTACCTTGTCCAAACATTCCGGCCATTAGCGCAAGGAATCATATGCTTATGTGAAGAATTAATTCGCCAAAACGAAGCATTTCCAAACGATTTTCAAGCAAAAGTTACTTCAACAGATGTTATCGAACATGAAATAAGACAACAAATACAAGAAATCAATCAATCCATTGCAAGTATAGAAGCAATAGAAGTGCTTACACCAATGCCTGGAGTAGACGCAATTATTGCAGTCTTAATTGCAATGAGAAAAAAACTAGAAGAAAAACTAGAGCGTCTATATGAATTCAATCATTCGTCCAGCAACAACTACAGCACCGCCCTCCAATTAGCCGCTAGCATCACAGCCGGACTCGCTGAAGTGCAAAGCGGGAAAGGATTTAGTCCTGTGAGTGGGACGTTTAGTACACAAGGGTTGAATATGGATTGGGTGAGTTCTATTCAGGGGATTATAGAAGAAACAGCCCGAAAAAATGATCAGTCAATTAAAGATATAGAAACAAATAACATAATTGAGGAGAAATCTCCGGTTAGAAATGCTTGGGACGATGCGGCAGACAGTATAGTTGGTACGTTTGAAACAGCGAAAAAGATGTGGGAAGCTATTCAAAGAGGATCGGGGAAAGCTATTGGTGATGAAATCGAGTCCGCAATAGCTTTAAGTAATATGGACATAGGAACTTTTATTAATGTAACCTATGCACTTTTCCATTTGGATGAAACTGCAAAAAATATGTGGCATGCATTTTCAAATAAAATAAAACGAGATATGATAGAGGGAGATGCAGAGAGTCGTACAGAATTGACTACCTATGGATTAACACAAATAGCTACCACAATATTAGGCGATAGGGCACTAAATAAAGTAGGCCATATCACAAAAGGAGCAAAAGCATCAAGTGGAGTAAGTACATTTGCTAATGCAGTAAAACTAGCAAAAGAATTGAAGCCTACGCTTGAAATGTTACAATCATTTAAGAAAGAGGCTTCTTATACATTCTCTAGTGTTGGTGGAACTATTATAACCAAAATACCACAAGGCGAATTATTAGAAGCTTTTTATAAGTTTGCGAAGTCTAAAGATGGTGGTAAGGGTAAACCTAGCAGTAACAAAAATACAAATGTAGACAATTTTGACGCAAAAACAGCTACAAATAAGCAAAAAGGTAATTATGGTGAAATAAAATCTAGTGACAATTTATTGAATAATCAAAGTTTAAAAGAAGCTGGATTTGATTTAAAGCCAGTCGGAAAAAGTGCACCATCAGGCATAAATGATAAAATAGTAAAAGGGATTGATGGATTATACGAAAATGCAAATCCAAATTCAAATATTAAATATGTTATTGATGAAGCAAAGTTTGGTAGTTCACAATTAGGAAAAACTAAAGATGGACGACAAATGTCAGATGGTTGGTTGACAGGTGTGAATACTGAAAAAAGTAGAATATTGAAAGCTGTTGATGGAGATAACAAATTAGCAGATAAGATTACAAAAGCGTTGGAGAGAGATAAGGTAGAAAGAGTATTATCAAAAGTCGATAGTAGCGGAAAGGTTAAAACATTTAAGATAGATGCAAAGGGTAACATCGTTGGAGAATGGCCATAA
- a CDS encoding nitroreductase family protein: MTNSVKTNDFNEILTGRRSIRKYDPSVKISKEEMTEILTEATLAPSSVNMQPWRFVVIESDEAKATLAPLAKFNQSQVETSSAMIALFGDLNNFDNAEEIYGTAVERGLMPAEVKEDQMKKLSAYFSMVTPEVMKDTVLIDGGLVAMQFMLAARAHGYDTCPIGGFEKDQIAEAFGLDKERYVPVMLISIGKAADSGYQSVRLPIEKVAEWK; the protein is encoded by the coding sequence ATGACTAACTCAGTAAAAACAAATGATTTTAACGAAATTTTAACAGGACGTCGTTCAATTCGTAAGTACGACCCTTCAGTGAAAATTAGCAAAGAAGAAATGACAGAAATTCTTACAGAAGCAACACTTGCACCATCTTCAGTAAACATGCAACCATGGAGATTCGTAGTGATTGAAAGTGACGAAGCGAAAGCAACACTTGCGCCACTTGCGAAATTCAATCAATCTCAAGTAGAAACATCTTCAGCAATGATTGCTTTATTTGGTGATTTAAACAACTTTGATAACGCAGAAGAAATTTACGGTACAGCAGTAGAGCGTGGTTTAATGCCAGCAGAAGTAAAAGAAGACCAAATGAAAAAACTTTCAGCTTACTTCTCAATGGTTACACCAGAAGTAATGAAAGACACTGTATTAATTGACGGTGGTCTTGTAGCGATGCAGTTTATGCTAGCAGCTCGTGCGCACGGTTATGATACTTGTCCAATTGGTGGATTTGAAAAAGACCAAATTGCAGAAGCATTTGGACTAGATAAAGAACGCTACGTACCAGTTATGTTAATTTCAATCGGGAAAGCTGCAGACAGTGGTTACCAATCAGTACGTCTTCCAATTGAAAAAGTTGCAGAGTGGAAATAA
- a CDS encoding PoNi-like cognate immunity protein, which produces MRDYLCIEEKCREGIEYHKEFIEENREDIKSLEEDTKNGIQRYSKDNKSIIEGTYLANFRYEMEDIRAKYSLGEDVSVIEEDFHNAIYDLENTGSREIGYLSLIWMISLGILLETDKKNIERLKKIVDKKNVNDAVIDFLLCASDIGYTKMMNRYYKENPYAKTREIIELAQTDKKEASKRLQTYMEKEWFRGHYDYEWKNAHKEPGYVGYWSFETAALAKILELDDISLKDNNHYPYDLAHYKNEMKFKHIDLSEYHYEDETEEIEDIVEGIENNPALENIIPPKWHSLVNELIHDYKNMDDSSFYEKYKKTIGIGQVWFLPQEYEEENEQKNLLGSLIVFALTVRDYILQLDYKEDLEDYIDNLKNFWNVSETKLVQFMLENDQNYYAWVPKEASIPNMYEVKIESVDVEEVL; this is translated from the coding sequence ATGAGAGATTATTTATGTATAGAAGAAAAGTGTAGAGAAGGAATTGAATATCATAAAGAGTTTATAGAGGAAAATAGAGAAGATATTAAAAGTTTAGAAGAAGATACTAAAAATGGAATTCAAAGATATTCTAAAGATAATAAGAGTATTATAGAAGGGACATATCTAGCCAATTTTAGATATGAGATGGAGGATATTAGGGCAAAGTATTCTTTAGGGGAAGATGTTAGTGTAATAGAAGAAGATTTTCATAATGCAATTTATGATTTAGAGAATACAGGAAGTAGGGAAATTGGATATTTAAGTCTGATTTGGATGATTTCCTTAGGGATTTTGTTAGAAACGGATAAAAAGAATATAGAAAGATTAAAAAAGATAGTTGATAAAAAAAATGTGAATGACGCAGTAATTGATTTCCTCTTATGCGCTAGTGATATCGGATACACAAAAATGATGAATAGATATTATAAAGAAAATCCATATGCAAAAACGAGAGAAATTATAGAACTTGCACAAACAGATAAAAAAGAAGCGTCTAAAAGATTACAAACGTACATGGAGAAAGAATGGTTTAGAGGCCATTATGATTATGAGTGGAAAAATGCGCATAAAGAACCTGGATATGTAGGATATTGGAGCTTTGAAACGGCAGCGCTTGCGAAAATTTTGGAACTGGATGATATAAGTTTAAAAGATAATAATCATTATCCATATGATTTGGCACATTATAAAAATGAAATGAAATTTAAGCATATAGACCTAAGTGAATATCACTATGAAGATGAGACAGAAGAAATCGAGGATATAGTAGAAGGAATTGAAAATAATCCTGCATTGGAAAATATTATTCCTCCAAAATGGCATTCATTGGTCAATGAATTAATACATGATTATAAGAATATGGATGATAGTAGTTTTTATGAAAAATACAAAAAAACGATAGGAATAGGTCAAGTGTGGTTCTTACCACAAGAGTATGAAGAAGAAAATGAACAAAAAAATCTATTAGGAAGTTTAATTGTGTTTGCCCTGACGGTAAGAGATTATATATTACAATTGGACTATAAAGAAGATTTAGAGGACTACATCGATAATCTTAAAAATTTCTGGAATGTTTCAGAAACAAAGTTAGTTCAATTTATGTTAGAGAATGATCAAAATTATTATGCATGGGTACCAAAAGAAGCAAGCATCCCAAATATGTATGAAGTGAAGATTGAGAGTGTCGATGTAGAGGAAGTTCTATAA
- a CDS encoding TIGR04197 family type VII secretion effector, which yields MGEFQSNLHTATQLATKMRNASDRMQSATSRSINKATRTTLSVNFKAQEANQQNLQITKQFCATFQQTIDNIHSVANEFEKMDTGLQKTFQ from the coding sequence ATGGGAGAATTTCAAAGTAATTTGCATACGGCAACGCAACTTGCAACGAAAATGAGAAATGCTTCAGATAGGATGCAAAGTGCTACTAGTCGCTCTATAAATAAGGCAACGCGTACGACACTATCTGTGAACTTCAAAGCACAAGAAGCAAATCAACAAAATTTACAAATCACGAAACAATTTTGCGCTACTTTTCAACAAACGATTGATAATATCCATTCCGTAGCAAATGAATTTGAGAAAATGGATACTGGACTTCAAAAGACTTTTCAATAA
- a CDS encoding putative quinol monooxygenase, translated as MIIIHAIFQVDPTKQQAFLEEIRPLIHGSREESGNVSYDLYKDTEKESVYTMVEVWKDEAAVASHNTSAHFTSFVSKAAQFLTAPLNIKAYNGELVK; from the coding sequence ATGATTATTATTCACGCAATATTTCAAGTAGATCCAACGAAACAACAAGCATTTTTAGAAGAAATTCGTCCGCTTATTCATGGTTCAAGAGAAGAAAGTGGAAATGTATCTTATGACTTATATAAAGATACAGAAAAAGAAAGTGTTTATACGATGGTAGAAGTATGGAAAGATGAAGCAGCAGTTGCGAGCCATAATACGAGTGCACACTTCACATCTTTCGTTAGTAAAGCAGCACAATTTTTAACTGCTCCGCTTAATATAAAAGCTTATAATGGAGAATTAGTAAAATAA
- a CDS encoding ABC transporter ATP-binding protein → MSLIELKDIKKVYSNKNHNTFALNGINLTINKGEIIAIMGRSGSGKSTLLNVIGLIDMPNEGEYTLNGKPLNEIRANKVHKTRNEMIGFIFQYFALLKEHTVLDNVALPLTYRKLKQRERENKAKFYLEKVGLKEHMHKTPDELSGGQQQRVVIARALVGEPEIILADEPTGNLDRKTGEEIMDLLLQLNEEGRTIIIVTHDIEVANKCNRIIELIDGEIV, encoded by the coding sequence ATGAGTTTAATTGAATTGAAAGACATTAAGAAGGTGTATAGTAACAAGAACCATAATACGTTCGCGTTAAATGGTATAAACTTAACGATAAATAAGGGCGAAATTATAGCGATAATGGGTCGATCAGGGTCGGGGAAAAGTACGCTATTAAATGTTATAGGGTTAATTGATATGCCAAATGAGGGTGAATATACGTTAAATGGAAAACCATTAAATGAAATTAGAGCGAATAAAGTTCATAAAACAAGAAATGAAATGATTGGATTTATTTTTCAATATTTTGCATTGTTAAAAGAACATACTGTACTGGATAATGTAGCACTACCACTCACATATAGAAAGTTAAAGCAACGAGAAAGAGAAAATAAGGCGAAGTTCTATTTAGAAAAAGTAGGTTTAAAAGAACATATGCATAAAACACCGGACGAGTTATCAGGTGGACAACAGCAGCGCGTCGTAATTGCTAGAGCGTTAGTAGGCGAACCAGAAATAATTTTGGCTGATGAACCGACAGGGAATTTAGATAGAAAAACAGGAGAAGAAATTATGGATCTACTATTACAACTGAATGAAGAAGGACGAACGATTATTATTGTAACGCATGATATTGAGGTAGCGAATAAGTGTAATAGAATTATTGAGTTAATTGATGGGGAGATTGTGTAA
- a CDS encoding DUF4240 domain-containing protein has product METLLIQQTEKSNKFWKIVVKEKDYVVFYGKIGTAGSVKAKEFETEEECMKEANKLVASKRKKGYTDPLPGEDYIKEKTITEEEFWELLHRAKTKGEDQEEQIEWLTSHLAKRTVHEIVAFDTHMHRLLKDSYTSRLWAAAYIIMGGCSDDTFDYFRGWLLYQGKETYEACIEDPERLIPVLENLSEYDVPEIEELSLYFGFTVYAEKTGDEDDTYFTLYHVLSNEEFDDVDFEFDWNEDDEEGLKKMFPKLWELYGEEPFEW; this is encoded by the coding sequence ATGGAAACGTTATTAATCCAGCAAACTGAGAAATCAAATAAGTTTTGGAAAATCGTTGTGAAAGAAAAAGACTATGTTGTGTTTTACGGAAAAATTGGCACAGCTGGCAGTGTGAAAGCGAAAGAGTTTGAAACAGAAGAAGAATGTATGAAAGAAGCTAATAAACTAGTTGCTTCCAAACGTAAAAAAGGATATACAGACCCGTTGCCTGGGGAAGATTACATAAAAGAAAAAACGATAACCGAAGAAGAATTTTGGGAGCTACTTCATCGTGCAAAAACGAAAGGTGAGGACCAAGAAGAACAAATAGAATGGCTTACTTCTCACCTTGCTAAACGTACAGTACATGAAATTGTAGCTTTTGATACGCATATGCATCGCCTTTTGAAAGACTCCTATACCTCCCGTTTATGGGCAGCAGCCTATATTATTATGGGTGGCTGTTCAGATGATACTTTCGATTACTTCCGCGGATGGTTATTATATCAAGGAAAAGAGACATACGAAGCTTGTATTGAAGATCCAGAACGATTAATTCCTGTATTAGAAAATTTGAGTGAGTATGACGTCCCAGAAATAGAAGAACTTTCTTTATATTTCGGTTTCACTGTATATGCAGAAAAAACTGGTGACGAAGATGATACTTACTTTACACTTTACCATGTCTTATCTAATGAAGAATTCGACGATGTAGATTTTGAATTTGACTGGAATGAAGACGATGAAGAAGGTTTAAAAAAGATGTTTCCTAAGCTATGGGAACTGTATGGAGAAGAACCGTTTGAGTGGTAG
- a CDS encoding SDR family oxidoreductase — translation MKILILGGTRFLGRAVVEEALNRGHEVTLFNRGTNKEIFPEVEQLIGDRNGDVSSLENRKWDVVVDTCGFSPHHIRNTGDVLKDNIKHYIFISSLSVYKDWIPHDIKEDYILQPEPTEEQIKAVENGEVSPYEHYGALKVLCEKEAEKYWPGRVLHVRAGLLSGMFDYTDRLPYWIGRVAKGGKVLVPGRKDRPVQIVDIKDVANWGLNMAENKNAGTFNVTGPNYDLTMEELLNTCKKVTNSDAEFVWIEESFMNEHKVQPWTEMPLWLPETFSLEGETKPWKGGFSICIERAIKEGLTFRRLEHTVTDVYEWMKSVDEWELKAGISRKREKMLLDKWYEIKRV, via the coding sequence ATGAAAATTTTAATACTAGGTGGTACACGATTTTTGGGAAGAGCTGTTGTAGAAGAGGCTTTGAACAGAGGGCATGAAGTTACATTATTTAACCGCGGAACAAACAAAGAAATTTTTCCTGAAGTGGAGCAGCTTATCGGTGACAGAAATGGTGATGTATCAAGTTTAGAAAATCGAAAATGGGATGTTGTCGTGGATACATGTGGGTTTTCTCCGCATCACATTCGGAATACTGGAGATGTCTTAAAAGATAATATAAAACATTATATATTCATCTCAAGCCTTTCCGTATATAAAGATTGGATCCCGCATGACATAAAAGAAGACTATATATTACAACCTGAACCAACGGAAGAGCAAATAAAGGCTGTAGAGAATGGTGAAGTTTCTCCTTATGAGCATTATGGTGCGCTGAAAGTATTATGTGAAAAAGAAGCAGAGAAGTATTGGCCGGGGCGTGTTTTACACGTAAGAGCAGGACTTCTTTCAGGAATGTTCGATTATACAGATCGACTTCCATACTGGATCGGGCGTGTAGCAAAAGGAGGTAAAGTGTTAGTTCCAGGAAGAAAAGACCGTCCAGTGCAAATAGTTGATATAAAAGATGTCGCAAACTGGGGACTAAACATGGCAGAAAACAAAAATGCAGGTACATTCAATGTAACAGGTCCGAATTATGATTTGACGATGGAAGAGCTATTAAATACGTGTAAAAAAGTTACGAATAGTGATGCTGAATTCGTTTGGATAGAGGAATCGTTTATGAATGAACATAAAGTGCAGCCTTGGACAGAGATGCCTTTATGGCTTCCAGAAACTTTTTCATTAGAAGGTGAAACGAAGCCGTGGAAAGGTGGTTTTTCTATTTGTATTGAAAGAGCTATTAAAGAAGGACTTACTTTTAGAAGGTTAGAACATACAGTTACAGATGTGTATGAGTGGATGAAGAGTGTGGACGAATGGGAATTAAAAGCAGGTATTTCAAGGAAAAGAGAAAAGATGTTATTGGATAAGTGGTATGAAATAAAGAGAGTTTAA
- a CDS encoding NUDIX hydrolase produces MDLTFKVEETCFNYRVGAICKQGNKLLIQQCDGEDFWYVPGGRVKMLENSEDALKRELAEELGVPMKGKRLIWSVENFFTLSERKFHEISFYYEVELHELPANGVDQYILEEEDRTYLFRWVPVEELEAYNLQPAFIKEKVNDIAVHIEHIVLKD; encoded by the coding sequence ATGGATCTTACGTTTAAAGTAGAGGAAACATGTTTTAATTACCGAGTCGGAGCAATTTGTAAACAAGGTAATAAACTACTTATTCAGCAATGTGACGGTGAAGATTTTTGGTACGTACCAGGCGGAAGAGTGAAAATGTTAGAGAATAGTGAGGATGCGTTAAAACGAGAGCTTGCAGAAGAATTAGGTGTTCCTATGAAAGGGAAAAGATTAATATGGTCAGTAGAAAATTTCTTTACACTTTCTGAGCGAAAGTTTCATGAAATTAGTTTTTATTATGAAGTAGAGCTACATGAGTTACCTGCAAATGGAGTGGATCAATATATTTTGGAAGAAGAGGATAGAACGTATTTGTTTAGGTGGGTGCCAGTAGAAGAGTTAGAGGCATATAATTTACAGCCTGCGTTTATAAAAGAAAAAGTAAATGATATAGCAGTTCATATAGAACATATCGTTTTAAAAGATTAA
- a CDS encoding MarR family winged helix-turn-helix transcriptional regulator, with the protein MTSSCSKEAIILYKLHFLNKEVSSKFEGCTGMSQSRLELILQLYEVGEISQKALQQEVNIDNAAITRHLKQLEANEMIVRRKNPDDNRITLVSLTEEGRNKIQAFQEEKERFAASAFKGLSEEERDNLLNMLNHIQENIKEL; encoded by the coding sequence TTGACAAGTTCATGCTCAAAAGAAGCGATTATTTTATATAAATTACACTTTCTAAATAAAGAAGTAAGTTCGAAATTTGAAGGGTGTACGGGTATGAGCCAGTCTCGATTAGAGCTTATACTTCAGTTATATGAAGTAGGTGAAATTAGTCAAAAAGCACTTCAACAAGAAGTGAATATTGATAATGCTGCGATAACAAGGCATTTAAAGCAGCTTGAGGCCAATGAAATGATTGTAAGACGTAAAAATCCAGATGATAACAGAATTACGTTAGTTTCTCTTACTGAAGAGGGACGAAATAAAATTCAAGCATTTCAAGAGGAAAAAGAACGTTTTGCAGCATCTGCATTTAAAGGATTAAGTGAGGAAGAACGCGATAATCTTTTAAATATGTTAAATCACATTCAAGAAAATATAAAAGAATTATAA
- a CDS encoding elongation factor G, protein MTTINIGIVAHVDAGKTSLTERILYETNVIKEIGRVDSGNTQTDSMELERQRGITIKASVVSFFIDDVKVNVIDTPGHADFIAEVERSFRVLDGAILVISAVEGVQAQTKILMRTLQKLNIPTILFVNKIDRSGANTEKVMKQIKEVLSNEAFPFYSVLNEGTKEARIIEYKSYDDCMELLAPFNESLLESYVNNEIIPDALLREKLEQQIQQASVYPIFFGSAMTGIGVTELLENISTLFPANKSAENETLSGVVFKIEREPSGEKVAYIRVFSGSLHVRKYVDIQRDESLPHKEKIKKMYMFHSGNAVQSPIVPSGEFCKVWGLNDIKIGDIIGERTDYIKDIHFAEPQMEAAIDAVSKERIHDLYAALMELCEEDPLIKVWKDDVHNELYIRLFGEVQKEVIETTLYEKYNLQVTFSNTRVVCIEKPIGVGNSVEVMGEKENPFYATVGFKVERGELNCGITYKLGVELGSLPLAFHKAIEDTVFQTLKQGLYGWEVTDIIVTLTHTGYASPVTTASDFRNLTPLVLMNALKQAETHVYEPINEFELTVPEHAISTAMYKLAAVPATFAEPILYNDSYQLTGSLPVAKTENFKRMLHSFTEGDGIFTTKPAGFTKLMAPFPTRKRVDYNPLNRKDYLLHVLKAY, encoded by the coding sequence ATGACAACAATAAATATAGGGATTGTCGCGCACGTAGACGCTGGCAAGACGAGTTTGACTGAGCGTATTCTTTATGAAACGAATGTGATTAAAGAAATTGGCCGAGTAGATAGTGGTAATACACAAACTGACTCAATGGAATTAGAAAGACAACGCGGAATTACGATTAAAGCATCTGTCGTTTCTTTCTTTATTGATGATGTAAAAGTAAATGTCATTGATACACCTGGACACGCTGATTTTATCGCTGAAGTGGAGCGATCATTCCGCGTTCTAGACGGTGCGATTTTAGTTATCTCTGCCGTTGAAGGTGTGCAAGCACAAACAAAAATTTTAATGCGAACATTACAGAAACTAAACATACCGACAATTTTATTCGTTAATAAAATTGATCGTAGTGGAGCAAACACTGAAAAAGTTATGAAACAAATAAAAGAGGTTCTTTCAAATGAAGCATTCCCCTTCTACTCTGTTCTAAACGAAGGAACGAAAGAAGCCCGGATCATTGAATATAAATCATATGATGATTGTATGGAACTGTTAGCACCATTTAATGAATCATTACTTGAGTCATATGTAAATAACGAAATAATACCGGACGCACTATTAAGAGAAAAACTAGAACAGCAAATACAGCAAGCAAGTGTGTATCCAATCTTTTTCGGTTCAGCCATGACAGGTATAGGTGTAACTGAACTGCTCGAAAATATTTCAACCTTATTTCCAGCTAATAAGTCGGCAGAAAACGAAACATTATCCGGTGTTGTGTTTAAAATTGAACGTGAACCTTCTGGAGAAAAGGTTGCTTATATAAGAGTTTTTTCAGGTAGCTTACATGTTAGAAAATATGTTGATATACAGCGCGATGAGTCTCTACCACATAAAGAAAAGATTAAAAAAATGTATATGTTTCATAGCGGAAATGCTGTTCAATCTCCTATCGTTCCTAGCGGAGAATTTTGCAAAGTGTGGGGACTGAATGATATAAAAATTGGTGATATTATTGGTGAACGTACGGATTATATAAAAGATATTCACTTTGCCGAACCACAAATGGAAGCGGCCATTGATGCAGTATCAAAAGAAAGAATTCATGATTTATACGCTGCACTTATGGAGCTATGTGAAGAAGATCCACTTATTAAAGTGTGGAAAGATGATGTTCATAATGAACTATATATTCGCCTTTTCGGTGAGGTACAAAAAGAAGTAATTGAAACAACACTTTATGAGAAATATAATTTGCAGGTTACTTTTTCAAATACGCGAGTTGTATGTATCGAGAAACCAATTGGCGTAGGCAATTCTGTTGAAGTAATGGGTGAAAAAGAGAATCCATTTTACGCAACAGTCGGATTCAAAGTTGAACGTGGTGAACTTAATTGCGGCATAACATATAAATTAGGTGTTGAGCTCGGCTCACTACCTTTAGCATTCCATAAAGCGATTGAAGATACGGTATTTCAAACGTTAAAACAAGGATTATATGGATGGGAAGTTACAGATATTATCGTCACGTTAACACATACTGGTTATGCTAGTCCTGTTACAACAGCAAGTGACTTTAGAAATTTAACACCACTCGTTTTAATGAATGCTTTAAAGCAAGCTGAAACACATGTATATGAGCCAATAAACGAGTTTGAATTAACTGTACCGGAGCACGCAATTAGTACCGCGATGTATAAGCTCGCTGCCGTTCCAGCAACTTTTGCAGAGCCTATATTATATAATGATTCTTACCAATTAACAGGATCATTACCTGTTGCAAAAACAGAGAATTTTAAACGAATGCTACATTCATTTACAGAAGGAGACGGCATATTTACAACGAAGCCAGCTGGTTTCACAAAGCTTATGGCTCCCTTCCCTACTCGAAAACGTGTTGATTATAATCCGCTGAACCGGAAAGATTATTTGCTTCATGTGCTGAAGGCTTATTAA